The Miscanthus floridulus cultivar M001 chromosome 7, ASM1932011v1, whole genome shotgun sequence genome includes a region encoding these proteins:
- the LOC136462603 gene encoding uncharacterized protein, which translates to MGIETPSIQAVVAANGGPTPSPKEDGMARLGAEAKNELVALHAAEKAARAEEEQDYFYLSEADDNEADAREFRDTWNRLFSDVYGCFEDTTKIPNKRFTFKKPKWPQWASQPTTLQIFSVKVARIRGGLEWPLHVFGMVAIRDCSDQNRNMIFDRSRDNCQILTQEVPYLKLTGPSRAVMLSDPATFEVNLKVKGATESKDECLSFLAKTYINYEGAHSHHLTREYHSRLSTLEFALGSMSFSVEATIALRITSGEWPSGFRAKFTASTTSISCAEVILLDSGDDKVSVVGHGRNITLARSVVSVERLVERLKVCAKALQGDHIVAGWRMLFKPQRDGVSDGTLRLGFCTLGVTIYWLLIGY; encoded by the exons ATGGGGATCGAGACGCCCTCCATCCAAGCGGTCGTCGCCGCCAACGGTGGGCCTACTCCTTCGCCGAAAGAGGATGGGATGGCGCGTTTGGGGGCGGAAGCGAAGAATGAGCTGGTGGCGCTTCACGCGGCGGAAAAGGCGGCGCGGGCAGAAGAAGAGCAAGATTACTTCTACCTCTCTGAGGCTGATGACAACGAAGCCGACGCTAGAGAGTTTAGGGATACCTGGAACAGGCTATTTTCCGACGTCTACGGTTGCTTCGAAGACACCA CAAAGATCCCTAACAAGCGTTTCACGTTCAAGAAGCCTAAATGGCCGCAATGGGCTAGCCAACCGACTACGCTGCAGATCTTTTCAGTCAAAGTCGCACGCATAAGGGGCGGCTTAGAGTGGCCCCTCCATGTGTTTGGGATGGTTGCCATACGAGACTGCTCTGATCAAAATCGCAATATGATCTTTGATCGCTCGAGAGATAACTGCCAAATTCTTACACAAGAG GTTCCATATTTGAAACTGACGGGTCCATCGCGTGCTGTTATGTTGTCTGACCCTGCGACCTTTGAGGTTAATCTGAAAGTTAAGGGCGCTACTGAATCGAAGGATGAATGCTTGAGTTTTCTAGCCAAAACCTACATCAACTATGAGGGCGCTCACTCACACCACCTTACAAGGGAGTACCATAGCAGGCTTAGCACACTGGAGTTTGCACTTGGCTCTATGTCTTTTTCGGTCGAGGCAACAATCGCTTTGCGAATCACCAGTGGGGAATGGCCAAGTGGTTTCCGTGCAAAGTTTACTGCTAGTACCACCAGCATAAGTTGTGCGGAAGTCATCTTGCTTGATTCTGGCGACGATAAAGTGTCTGTTGTTGGTCATGGAAGAAATATCACGCTTGCTCGTTCTGTTGTATCTGTTGAACGTCTTGTGGAGCGGCTCAAGGTTTGTGCGAAGGCATTGCAAGGTGATCACATTGTTGCTGGTTGGCGAATGCTTTTCAAGCCTCAGAGAGATGGTGTGAGCGATGGCACTCTGCGCCTTGGCTTCTGCACATTGGGTGTTACTATCTATTGGTTGCTTATTGGATACTAA
- the LOC136465086 gene encoding uncharacterized protein, translating into MASRSHTPQRSPSRSRSPRRRSRTRGGRRSRPVHPREAIVERVVRETSGSGNWPQLTKTNYDSWSLLMKLKLQSRYLWDAIEDEDVDFHDDRSVLEAICSGVPQEMVPTLATKPSAKEAWEAIRTMRIGDDLVRKSTAQSLRAEYEQISFRDGESVEDFALRLSNLVQRLAILGDPEPEPKVVTKYLRVARLRYRQLVISIETLLDINELSIEEVMGRLKAADDGHDLGGGSGSSTARLNHTEEELVARVVSQLQLSGAGASGGGRPPSSNQRRGRGHGAPKGQEGGGSSKSSPGGDGKKKKLASDECAYCGKTGHWARECRKKKRDEAAHVAQAQEEPMEGALMLGVASLDCTPSTTMPPSASSTPPAADGDLSLGEKGDGGCTRWILDTGATNHMTGQRAFFSELDTGVRGTVRFGDGSVVAIEGRGTVLFKCKNGEHHLLSDIYHIPKLTANIISLGQLDEDDHEVRIKTGILRIWDQRSRLLVMVKHSASRLYFLDIDIAQPVCLAARSTKVAWQWHARFGHLGFQGLRALSKGSMVRGLPPIDHVDQICDSCLAGKQ; encoded by the exons ATGGCGTCACGAAGCCACACGCCGCAGCGATCGCCGTCTCGGAGCCGTTCACCGCGGCGCCGTTCACGAACCCGTGGTGGACGCCGATCGCGCCCAGTGCATCCACGGGAAGCCATCGTCGAGCGCGTCGTGCGGGAGACGTCGGGCTCCGGCAACTGGCCGCAGCTCACGAAAACCAACTACGACTCGTGGTCGTTGCTCATGAAGCTGAAGCTGCAGTCCCGGTATCTCTGGGATGCTATCGAGGATGAGGACGTCGACTTCCACGACGACCGTTCCGTGCTAGAGGCCATCTGCTCCGGCGTGCCCCAAGAGATGGTGCCGACACTGGCGACCAAGCCATCGGCAAAGGAGGCGTGGGAAGCGATCCGGACGATGCGCATCGGCGACGATCTGGTGCGGAAGTCGACGGCGCAAAGTCTTCGGGCGGAGTACGAGCAGATTAGTTTCCGTGATGGTGAGTCCGTCGAGGATTTTGCCCTACGCCTGTCTAATCTCGTGCAGCGCCTGGCGATCCTTGGGGATCCCGAACCGGAGCCGAAGGTGGTGACCAAATACCTCCGCGTCGCACGACTGAGGTACAGGCAACTCGTGATATCGATCGAGACGCTCCTCGACATCAACGAGCTCTCGATCGAGGAGGTCATGGGTAGACTCAAGGCGGCGGACGATGGGCACGATCTCGGGGGAGGTTCAGGCTCGTCCACTGCGCGCCTCAACCACACAGAAGAGGAGCTTGTGGCGCGGGTTGTGTCCCAGCTGCAACTCTCGGGCGCAGGCGCTTCTGGAGGTGGACGGCCTCCGTCGTCTAACCAGAGGCGTGGGCGCGGCCACGGAGCGCCGAAGGGCCAAGAAGGCGGTGGCAGTTCCAAGTCTTCCCCCGGCGGTgacgggaagaagaagaagctcgCCAGCGATGAGTGCGCCTACTGTGGCAAGACCGGGCACTGGGCCCGCGAGTGCCGCAAGAAGAAGCGCGACGAAGCAGCCCATGTGGCCCAAGCCCAGGAAGAGCCCATGGAGGGAGCACTGATGCTGGGTGTGGCCTCCCTCGACTGTACTCCTTCCACAACAAtgccgccgtcggcgagttcgACTCCCCCAGCTGCAGATGGCGATCTATCG CTCGGCGAGAAGGGCGACGGTGGGTGCACGCGCTGGATCCTCGACACTGGAGCAACGAACCATATGACGGGCCAACGCGCgttcttctccgagctcgacactGGTGTCCGCGGCACCGTGCGGTTCGGCGACGGCTCCGTGGTTGCCATCGAGGGTCGTGGCACAGTCCTCTTCAAGTGCAAGAACGGGGAACACCATCTGCTGTCCGACATCTACCACATTCCCAAGCTGACGGCGAACATCATTAGCCTGGGGCAGCTCGACGAGGATGATCATGAGGTACGGATCAAGACGGGGATCCTGCGGATTTGGGATCAGAGGAGCCGATTGCTGGTGATGGTGAAGCATTCGGCAAGCCGGCTGTACTTCCTCGACATCGACATCGCGCAGCCAGTGTGCCTTGCCGCGCGGAGCACTAAGGTGGCCTGGCAATGGCATGCCAGGTTCGGACATCTCGGGTTCCAGGGGCTTCGCGCACTGTCCAAGGGCAGCATGGTGCGTGGTCTGCCGCCGATCGACCATGTCGACCAAATCTGCGACAGCTGCTTAGCGGGCAAGCAGTGA